A section of the Arachis hypogaea cultivar Tifrunner unplaced genomic scaffold, arahy.Tifrunner.gnm2.J5K5 arahy.Tifrunner.gnm2.scaffold_95, whole genome shotgun sequence genome encodes:
- the LOC114927267 gene encoding uncharacterized protein translates to MNRNNNSSGFVVGGGGGGDGEWVRVKECVTEFMKGVAEMTVELGKGCRDIVKQSLVNEESYLVKNFGRDSYFGKRVGGTCSKVCGKLSFFNEYLPEDKDPLHAWSVIFFVSLLAFAAIYLNLEHDPSSPSTKEVKEVFLHPPSAARIVLPDGRYLAYKEQGIPANRARFSMIAPHTFLSSRLAGIPGVKGSLLEEFGICLLTYDLPGFGESDPHPNRNLETSAADMLFLADSLGLKKFWVVGYSSGSMHAWAALRYIPDRLAGAAMFAPMVNPYDRLMTREERRRAWDKWTRKRKFMYFLAWRSPRFLAFFYRRSFLSGKHGQIDKWLSLSLGKRDKALMEDPIYEEFWQRDVEESIRQGNAKPFLEEAALQVSNWGFSLLDLKLQKKKRSGSADLLIWLKSMFIEVQEEYTGFLGPIHIWQGMDDKVVPPSMTDFVHRILPGAAVHKLPYEGHFTYIYFCDECHRQIFTTLFGTPQGPLTISSEQDENETTTLDEKNVEQQPEEVVANHGEL, encoded by the exons ATGAACAGAAACAACAACTCATCGGGATTTGTTGttggcggtggcggtggcggtgatGGTGAATGGGTGAGAGTGAAGGAGTGTGTGACGGAGTTCATGAAAGGTGTGGCGGAAATGACGGTGGAGCTCGGCAAAGGTTGTAGGGACATTGTGAAACAAAGCCTCGTCAACGAAGAATCTTACCTGGTCAAGAATTTCGGTAGGGATTCATACTTTGGGAAAAGAGTGGGTGGAACTTGTTCCAAGGTGTGTGGAAAATTGAGCTTCTTCAATGAGTATTTACCCGAAGATAAGGATCCACTTCATGCTTGGTCCGttattttctttgtttccttacttgcctTTGCAG ctatatatttaaatttagagCATGATCCATCATCCCCTTCGACAAAGGAAGTCAAGGAAGTATTTCTGCATCCTCCTAGTGCTGCTCGCATAGTGCTTCCAGATGGAAGATATTTGGCGTATAAGGAGCAAGGCATTCCTGCTAACAGAGCTAGATTTTCAATGATTGCTCCTCATACTTTTCTTTCCTCTCGGCTTGCAG gAATTCCCGGAGTTAAGGGTTCACTGCTTGAAGAGTTCGGCATTTGCTTGTTGACATATGATCTTCCTGGGTTTGGGGAGAGTGATCCACATCCCAATCGAAATCTTGAAACTTCAGCGGCAGATATGTTATTTCTAGCAGACTCGCTCGGCCTTAAAAAGTTTTGGGTTGTTGGCTACTCAAGTGGAAGTATGCATGCTTGGGCTGCACTTAGATACATTCCTGATAGATTAGCAG GTGCGGCCATGTTTGCTCCCATGGTAAACCCATACGATCGTCTCATGACAAGGGAAGAGAGACGAAGAGCCTGGGACAAAtggacaagaaaaagaaaattcatgTATTTTTTAGCTTGGAGGAGTCCTAGGTTTCTCGCTTTCTTCTATCGACGAAGCTTCTTGTCAGGAAAGCATGGTCAGATTGATAAGTGGCTGTCATTGTCTCTGGGAAAGAGG GATAAAGCACTGATGGAAGATCCAATCTATGAGGAATTCTGGCAAAGGGATGTGGAAGAATCAATCAGGCAAGGAAATGCAAAACCCTTTTTGGAGGAAGCTGCTCTGCAGGTCTCAAACTGGGGTTTCAGCCTGTTGGACCTCAAGTTGCAGAAGAAAAAACGGAGCGGAAGTGCTGATTTGCTCATTTGGCTGAAGTCAATGTTCATTGAAGTTCAGGAGGAATACACGGGTTTTCTTGGCCCAATACATATATGGCAA GGAATGGATGATAAAGTGGTTCCTCCATCAATGACCGATTTCGTGCACCGAATACTACCTGGAGCTGCAGTGCATAAGCTACCATATGAAGGACATTTCACATATATCTACTTTTGTGATGAATGCCATAGACAGATATTTACAACACTTTTTGGAACCCCACAAGGTCCCCTCACTATTTCCTCAGAACAAGATGAAAATGAAACTACCACCCTAGATGAAAAAAATGTTGAACAACAGCCAGAAGAAGTAGTAGCAAACCATGGTGAACTTTGA
- the LOC114927268 gene encoding E3 ubiquitin-protein ligase RSL1-like: protein MDSDDDLHRLLLEQRCELATAEAIDSDLEFAYRLQLEEALAASLASLPSSSSPQPPPPPPPPTNDDKNDAVLNATTLQAQELARVEQELRDRHLSEAEARKTSLDLNRRVHDQKVAIEILRMPEDDWVEWGDNFEKPFFFGEGSSSSSSTKKKNTGKGNLEMDEGDDGAVFRVYFKGLVSKDEKLKNGEKVLLAGIGVAICDPEDNLILEVQKPLIGCGTSKIAADLKALIEGLNAAFALDLKRVQFFCDYYPIFQFVRGRWPVKQRKVALLVNQVNVLRRKFTYCAPMLLARHDVKYAFKLAREAIVSQLTAPADSNGMKNLNETCVICLEDTDGNNFFSVDGCQHRYCFSCMRQHVEVKLLHGMVPKCPHEGCNSELQVDSCKKFLTNKLIETMQLRKLEASIPVTEKVYCPYPRCSALMSKTELFEYSKNLIGDFEQSGPKKCIKCHGLFCFTCKVPWHSGMKCYDYKRLNPNPPAEDLKLKFLASRSLWRQCVKCNHMIELAEGCYHMTCRCGYEFCYNCGAEWKNKKATCSCPLWAEDNIWFEDHARDSDEEEEEEEEDDEFFDSDYSDDEYY from the exons ATGGACTCCGACGACGACCTCCACCGCCTGTTATTGGAGCAACGCTGTGAGCTCGCCACGGCTGAGGCCATCGACTCCGATCTCGAATTCGCATACCGACTACAGCTTGAAGAAGCTCTCGCCGCCTCCCTCGCTTCCCTCCCCTCCTCTTCCTCCccgcaaccaccaccaccaccaccaccaccaaccaaCGATGACAAAAACGACGCTGTTTTGAACGCCACAACGCTCCAGGCGCAAGAACTCGCGAGGGTTGAGCAAGAACTTCGCGACCGCCACCTCAGCGAGGCTGAGGCCCGCAAAACGAGTCTCGATCTCAACCGTCGCGTCCACGATCAGAAAGTCGCCATCGAAATTCTTAGAATGCCCGAAGATGATTGGGTCGAATGGGGCGATAACTTCGAGAAACCCTTCTTCTTCGGGGAGGGTTCTTCTTCTTCGTCGTCGACGAAGAAGAAGAATACTGGGAAGGGCAATTTGGAAATGGACGAAGGCGATGATGGTGCGGTTTTTAGGGTTTACTTTAAGGGTTTGGTGAGCAAAGACGAGAAGTTGAAAAACGGAGAGAAGGTTCTGTTGGCTGGGATTGGGGTTGCGATTTGTGATCCTGAAGATAACTTGATTCTTGAGGTGCAAAAGCCACTCATTGGGTGTGGAACGAGCAAGATTGCTGCTGATCTTAAGGCTTTGATCGAAGGCTTGAATGCTGCGTTCGCTTTGGACTTGAAGCGTGTTCAGTTCTTCTGCGATTACTATCCAATCTTCCAATTC GTTAGGGGAAGATGGCCTGTGAAACAGCGGAAGGTTGCTTTGCTAGTCAATCAGGTGAATGTGCTACGGAGAAAATTTACTTACTGTGCTCCAATGCTTCTCGCAAGACATGATGTCAAGTATGCATTTAAGCTTGCAAGAGAGGCAATCGTTTCTCAATTGACAGCGCCTGCGGACTCTAACGGTATGAAGAATCTGAATGAAACTTGTGTCATATGTTTGGAGGATACCGATGGCAATAACTTTTTTTCGGTTGATGGCTGTCAACACCGGTATTGCTTTTCTTGCATGAGACAACATGTGGAGGTGAAGTTGCTTCATGGGATGGTGCCAAAATGCCCTCATGAAGGATGCAATTCCGAGCTTCAAGTTGACAGCTGCAAGAAATTcttgacaaataaattaattgagACCATGCAACTGCGAAAGTTGGAAGCTTCAATTCCAGTTACTGAGAAAGTTTATTGTCCCTATCCACGATGCTCTGCTTTGATGTCAAAAACTGAGCTTTTTGAGTACTCCAAAAATCTTATTGGTGATTTTGAACAATCAGGACCTAAGAAATGTATAAAATGCCATGGTCTCTTCTGTTTTACTTGCAAGGTCCCTTGGCATAGTGGCATGAAATGCTATGATTACAAAAGGTTGAATCCTAACCCTCCTGCTGAAGATTTGAAGCTAAAGTTTCTGGCATCCAGGAGTCTATGGCGCCAGTGCGTGAAATGTAACCATATGATTGAACTCGCTGAAGGCTGCTATCACATGACTTGCAG GTGTGGCTATGAATTCTGCTACAACTGTGGAGCcgagtggaagaacaagaaagcaACGTGTTCTTGCCCACTTTGGGCTGAGGACAATATTTGGTTTGAGGATCATGCGAGGGACtcggacgaagaagaagaagaggaggaggaagatgacgAATTTTTTGACTCAGATTATTCAGATGATGAATATTACTAA